In Amycolatopsis coloradensis, one genomic interval encodes:
- a CDS encoding sugar ABC transporter permease, giving the protein PSARSASPRIKPPKSTRRLRLGERTAPYLLILPALVAILALLGWPTLQLVGISLRKLDLRELVSGEMVWVGFENFSAILSDPEFWEITVRTLVFTAAVVITTLLLALFMALLMRHLNPVVRVILQVALILAWATPVVATTTVFQWIFDQQYGILNKTLAKLGFEQFIGHSWFSTGPSTLTVIGLLVVWQAVPFVAFTLYAGLLGVPKEQYEAAGIDGANAWQAFWAVSWPAIRPILTMVTFLSVLWDFKVFAQVWAIRQGGPDGASTTLPVYMYLKGLAGNHFGLAATAALLMMLVLILLTARYVQLLVRTKEADLS; this is encoded by the coding sequence ACCATCGGCGCGCTCGGCATCGCCGCGCATCAAGCCGCCGAAGTCCACCCGGCGCCTCCGTCTCGGCGAACGGACGGCGCCGTACCTGTTGATCCTTCCCGCACTGGTCGCGATCCTCGCCCTGCTGGGGTGGCCGACGCTGCAACTGGTCGGGATCAGTCTCCGCAAGCTCGACCTCCGTGAGCTGGTCTCCGGAGAAATGGTCTGGGTCGGGTTCGAGAACTTCTCCGCGATCCTGTCCGACCCCGAATTCTGGGAGATCACCGTCCGCACGCTGGTGTTCACCGCCGCGGTCGTGATCACCACCCTGCTGCTCGCGCTGTTCATGGCGTTGCTGATGCGGCACCTCAACCCGGTGGTCCGGGTGATCCTTCAAGTCGCGCTGATCCTCGCGTGGGCGACGCCGGTGGTCGCGACCACCACGGTCTTCCAGTGGATCTTCGACCAGCAGTACGGGATCCTGAACAAGACGCTCGCGAAACTCGGCTTCGAGCAGTTCATCGGGCATTCCTGGTTCTCCACCGGCCCGAGCACACTGACCGTCATCGGCCTGCTGGTCGTCTGGCAGGCGGTGCCGTTCGTGGCGTTCACGCTCTACGCCGGGCTTCTCGGCGTCCCGAAGGAGCAGTACGAGGCCGCCGGCATCGACGGCGCGAACGCCTGGCAGGCGTTCTGGGCGGTCAGCTGGCCGGCGATCCGGCCGATCCTGACCATGGTCACGTTCCTGTCGGTCCTGTGGGACTTCAAGGTGTTCGCCCAGGTGTGGGCGATCCGTCAAGGCGGGCCGGACGGCGCCAGCACGACGCTGCCGGTCTACATGTACCTCAAGGGCCTCGCGGGCAACCACTTCGGCCTGGCGGCGACCGCCGCCCTGCTGATGATGCTCGTGCTGATCCTGCTCACCGCCCGGTACGTCCAGCTGCTGGTGCGCACGAAGGAGGCCGACCTGTCATGA
- a CDS encoding carbohydrate ABC transporter permease has translation MRKSLTQRIGLGTLGVVVAVLFVFPTYWMITSSLKTPGQVLSPDYDLIPLSVTFDNFVSALTKPGFATYLTNSLIVTIGAVLCSLVAGVLAAVPLSRMRFRGRKGFLLLVLVAQLAPFEALLIPMYLLMRDAGLLNQLPSLLLVYFAATLPFTCWMLYGFVNGIPYDLEEAAMIDGCSRAGAFRRVTLPLLAPGLVTTSVFSFITAWNEFLFAFVFMRDQNKQTLPVWLSSFRTAFSVDWGGIMAASVIYAVPALVFFIIVQRKLVSNLTAGAVKG, from the coding sequence ATGAGGAAGTCCCTGACCCAGCGGATCGGCCTCGGCACGCTCGGCGTGGTCGTGGCCGTCCTGTTCGTCTTCCCGACGTACTGGATGATCACCTCCTCGCTGAAGACACCGGGCCAGGTCCTGTCCCCGGACTACGACCTGATCCCGCTCTCGGTGACGTTCGACAACTTCGTCTCGGCGCTGACGAAGCCCGGCTTCGCCACGTACCTCACCAACAGCCTGATCGTCACGATCGGCGCGGTGCTGTGCTCGCTCGTCGCGGGTGTGCTGGCCGCGGTCCCCTTGTCCCGTATGCGTTTTCGCGGGCGTAAGGGGTTCCTGCTGCTGGTGCTCGTCGCTCAACTGGCGCCGTTCGAAGCGCTGCTGATCCCGATGTACCTGCTGATGCGCGACGCCGGGCTGCTCAACCAGCTGCCTTCGCTGCTGCTGGTGTACTTCGCGGCGACGCTGCCTTTCACGTGCTGGATGCTCTACGGCTTCGTCAACGGCATCCCGTACGACCTCGAAGAGGCCGCGATGATCGACGGATGCAGCCGGGCGGGCGCCTTCCGCCGGGTGACGCTGCCGTTGCTCGCGCCGGGACTGGTGACCACCTCGGTGTTCAGTTTCATCACCGCGTGGAACGAGTTCCTGTTCGCGTTCGTGTTCATGCGCGACCAGAACAAGCAGACGCTGCCGGTGTGGCTGTCCTCGTTCCGCACGGCGTTCTCCGTGGACTGGGGCGGCATCATGGCGGCGTCGGTCATCTACGCCGTGCCCGCACTGGTGTTCTTCATCATCGTTCAGCGCAAGCTCGTGTCCAACCTGACCGCTGGCGCAGTGAAGGGGTAA
- a CDS encoding glycoside hydrolase family 3 protein translates to MSSPEKLAASVLVPGFDGTTAPDWLRRKVADGLGGAILFGRNVVDDEQVAALSAQLRAERPGVLVGIDEEGGDVTRLDVATGSFVPGPLALGAADDVELTTSVAAALGERLAACGVTINFAPCADLTLAAEDPSIGVRAFGSDPVKASPHVAAYITGLQKYGVAASAKHFPGHGAATDDSHHALPVLPRTEAELHELELVPFKAAIAAGVRAVMTGHLVVPAWGDLPATLNPKALTDVLRGELGFTGAVVTDALDMGAVAGELGKTEGVGRASVRALIAGADALCLGGVSFEEDELNRIAAVIAAAVESGELPLERLAEASERVATLGTPPVSTPISPVDHRLGLEAARKALRIQGSPKLAGPPLVIDIETEPIVAAGPMPWGLGSHLTELVPGTRALKVGADGIATAIEAVHGARDLVIVTREAHRHPEVREFLGWLRESTVDYIRVETGVPGPETDGPRIDTFSGSYVSLRAAAEYLA, encoded by the coding sequence TTGTCTTCACCGGAAAAGCTCGCCGCATCCGTTCTCGTCCCGGGCTTCGACGGCACGACCGCGCCGGATTGGCTGCGGCGCAAGGTGGCCGACGGTCTCGGCGGCGCGATCCTGTTCGGCCGCAACGTGGTCGACGACGAGCAGGTGGCCGCGCTGAGCGCGCAGCTGCGGGCGGAACGGCCCGGCGTGCTCGTCGGCATCGACGAGGAGGGCGGTGACGTCACCCGGCTCGACGTCGCCACCGGCTCGTTCGTGCCGGGGCCGCTCGCACTCGGCGCCGCGGACGACGTCGAGCTGACGACCTCGGTCGCGGCGGCGCTCGGCGAACGGCTGGCCGCGTGCGGGGTCACGATCAACTTCGCCCCGTGCGCGGATCTGACGCTCGCGGCGGAGGATCCCTCGATCGGGGTCCGCGCGTTCGGTTCGGATCCGGTGAAGGCGTCGCCGCATGTCGCGGCGTACATCACCGGCCTGCAGAAGTACGGCGTGGCCGCGTCGGCCAAGCACTTCCCCGGGCACGGTGCCGCGACCGACGATTCGCACCACGCGCTCCCGGTCTTGCCCAGGACCGAGGCGGAACTGCACGAACTCGAACTCGTCCCGTTCAAGGCGGCGATCGCGGCGGGAGTGCGCGCGGTGATGACCGGGCACCTCGTCGTGCCCGCGTGGGGTGATCTGCCCGCGACGCTCAACCCGAAGGCGCTCACCGACGTCCTGCGCGGCGAACTCGGCTTCACCGGCGCGGTGGTCACCGACGCGCTCGACATGGGTGCCGTCGCCGGCGAACTCGGCAAGACCGAGGGGGTCGGCCGGGCGTCGGTGCGGGCGCTGATCGCCGGTGCCGACGCGCTCTGCCTCGGCGGTGTGTCGTTCGAAGAGGACGAGCTGAACCGGATCGCGGCGGTCATCGCGGCCGCCGTCGAGTCCGGTGAACTGCCGCTGGAGCGGCTGGCCGAGGCGTCGGAGCGGGTCGCGACGCTCGGCACTCCCCCGGTGTCGACGCCGATCTCGCCGGTGGATCATCGGCTCGGCCTGGAGGCGGCGCGCAAGGCGTTGCGGATCCAGGGTTCGCCGAAGCTGGCCGGGCCACCGCTGGTGATCGACATCGAGACCGAGCCGATCGTCGCGGCGGGCCCGATGCCGTGGGGACTCGGCTCGCATCTGACCGAACTCGTGCCCGGCACGCGGGCGCTCAAGGTCGGCGCGGACGGGATCGCGACCGCGATCGAGGCCGTCCACGGCGCCCGCGACCTCGTGATCGTGACGCGCGAGGCGCACCGGCACCCCGAGGTGCGCGAGTTCCTCGGCTGGCTGCGAGAGTCCACTGTGGACTACATCCGGGTCGAGACCGGCGTGCCGGGGCCGGAGACCGACGGCCCGCGGATCGACACGTTCAGCGGGTCCTACGTCAGCCTCCGGGCCGCGGCTGAGTACTTGGCCTGA
- a CDS encoding extracellular solute-binding protein, with protein MKRWLKMAAGAAAITLATAGCAGSGSGDSTNSSAPASNGTLTVWLMTGTAPEALTNSLHKEFEDAHPGVKVKYEIQQWNGIQQKLTTALASDNPPDVIELGNTQTPAFANQGVLADLTSSVGDFNGAQWLQGLKASGEFDGKTYGVPFYAANREVIYRKDMFEQAGITATPKTRAEWLDAITKLKAKFGSDPEFQAVYHPGQNWYELLSYIWDEGGDIAQANGKSFKSTLDTPQAKAGLEFYKQLTEASGTKAPKDADEATPQQAGIYGAGKVAMMIGVPGEVDTAAKTDPSIKEKSGAFPIPGKTADKSAPVFLGGSNLVIPANSKNAAAAKDYVKLFSTPKYQTELAKAGYVPGTSTDVSALDANPLTKVMAEASKNGRAVPTSPKWGDVESGQNPIKDMLTAYLTGTKTLDQATADANAALDKLIGG; from the coding sequence CGGCAGTGGCGACAGCACGAATTCGAGCGCTCCGGCCTCGAACGGCACGCTCACGGTCTGGCTCATGACCGGGACCGCCCCGGAAGCCCTGACGAACTCGCTCCACAAGGAATTCGAAGACGCGCACCCCGGCGTCAAGGTCAAGTACGAGATCCAGCAGTGGAACGGCATCCAGCAGAAGCTGACCACCGCGCTGGCGAGTGACAACCCGCCGGACGTGATCGAGCTGGGCAACACCCAGACCCCCGCGTTCGCGAACCAGGGCGTGCTCGCCGACCTCACCTCGAGCGTCGGCGACTTCAACGGCGCCCAGTGGCTCCAGGGCCTCAAGGCCTCGGGCGAATTCGACGGCAAGACCTACGGCGTCCCGTTCTACGCGGCCAACCGCGAGGTCATCTACCGCAAGGACATGTTCGAGCAGGCCGGTATCACCGCGACGCCGAAGACGCGCGCGGAATGGCTCGACGCGATCACCAAGCTCAAGGCCAAGTTCGGCAGCGACCCCGAGTTCCAGGCCGTCTACCACCCCGGCCAGAACTGGTACGAGCTGCTGTCCTACATCTGGGACGAGGGCGGCGACATCGCCCAGGCCAACGGGAAGTCCTTCAAGTCGACCCTGGACACCCCGCAGGCGAAGGCCGGGCTCGAGTTCTACAAGCAGCTCACCGAGGCTTCGGGCACCAAGGCCCCGAAGGACGCCGACGAGGCCACGCCGCAGCAGGCCGGCATCTACGGCGCGGGCAAGGTCGCGATGATGATCGGTGTCCCGGGTGAGGTCGACACCGCCGCCAAGACCGACCCGTCGATCAAGGAGAAGTCGGGCGCGTTCCCGATCCCGGGCAAGACCGCCGACAAGTCGGCCCCGGTCTTCCTCGGCGGTTCGAACCTGGTCATCCCGGCCAACAGCAAGAACGCGGCCGCGGCCAAGGACTACGTCAAGCTGTTCTCCACCCCGAAGTACCAGACCGAGCTGGCCAAGGCCGGTTACGTTCCCGGTACCTCGACCGACGTGTCCGCGCTCGACGCGAACCCGCTCACCAAGGTCATGGCCGAGGCGTCCAAGAACGGCCGCGCCGTGCCGACCAGCCCCAAGTGGGGTGACGTCGAATCCGGTCAGAACCCGATCAAGGACATGCTGACCGCCTACCTGACCGGAACGAAGACGCTCGACCAGGCGACCGCCGACGCCAACGCAGCGCTCGACAAGCTCATCGGCGGATGA